The following proteins are co-located in the Spea bombifrons isolate aSpeBom1 chromosome 3, aSpeBom1.2.pri, whole genome shotgun sequence genome:
- the SERINC1 gene encoding serine incorporator 1, which translates to MGGVLGLCTAASWIPCLCGSAPCLLCRCCPSGNNSTVTRLIYAFFLLLGVVVACVMLAPGMEEQLKKIPGFCDGGIGSSIPGVSGHVNCDVLVGYKAVYRVCFGMAMFFLLFSLLMIKVKSSQDPRASVHNGFWFFKFGAAIAITVGAFFIPEGPFTTVWFYVGMGGAFCFILIQLVLLIDFAHSWNESWVEKMEEGNSRCWYAALLSATGINYALSLVAVVLFYIYYTHPEGCTENKAFISVNMLLCVGASIMSVLPKIQESQPRSGLLQSSVITIYTMYLTWSAMTNEPDRKCNPSLLNIIGYNTTSTPGKGQVVQWWDAQGIVGLVVFLLCVLYSSIRTSNNSQVNKLTLTSDETTLIEDGISRSDGSLDDSDSSRRAVDNEQDGVTYSYSFFHFMLFLASLYIMMTLTNWYSPDSTYETMTSKWPSVWVKISSSWVCIVLYVWTLVAPLVLSNRDFD; encoded by the exons ATGGGGGGAGTTCTCGGGCTGTGCACGGCAGCGAGCTGG ATTCCCTGCCTGTGTGGTAGCGCGCCATGCCTGCTGTGCCGATGCTGCCCAAGTGGAAACAATTCCACAGTAACTCGCCTTATCTATGCCTTCTTCTTACTGCTTGGAGTAGTGGTGGCTTGCGTGATGTTGGCGCCGGGGATGGAGGAGCAGCTCAAAAAG ATTCCGGGTTTTTGTGACGGAGGGATTGGATCATCAATCCCAGGAGTGAGCGGTCATGTGAACTGTGATGTTCTGGTTGGGTACAAGGCTGTGTATCGTGTGTGCTTTGGCATGGCCATgttcttccttctcttttcGCTCCTAATGATTAAAGTGAAGAGCAGCCAGGATCCCCGAGCCTCGGTGCACAACGG ATTTTGGTTCTTTAAGTTTGGTGCAGCTATTGCAATTACAGTTGGTGCATTTTTCATCCCCGAGGGGCCCTTCACAACAG tTTGGTTTTACGTTGGCATGGGTGGCGCCTTCTGCTTCATCCTCATTCAGCTGGTGTTGCTCATCGACTTTGCTCATTCTTGGAATGAATCTTGGGTTGAGAAAATGGAGGAAGGAAACTCAAGGTGTTGGTATGCAG CTTTACTGTCTGCTACTGGAATAAACTATGCCTTGTCCCTCGTTGCTGTAGtgcttttttacatatattacacCCACCCTGAAGGCTGCACTGAAAACAAGGCTTTTATCAGTGTGAACATGCTTCTGTGCGTTGGGGCCTCCATAATGTCTGTTTTGCCTAAAATCCAg GAATCTCAACCTAGATCGGGATTACTTCAGTCTTCGGTGATTACCATTTACACCATGTATCTGACGTGGTCTGCAATGACTAATGAGCCAG ATAGGAAATGCAACCCCAGCTTGCTTAATATCATTGGCTACAACACTACCAGCACTCCAGGGAAGGGCCAGGTTGTACAGTGGTGGGATGCTCAGGGAATCGTGGGACTTGTTGTCTTCTTGCTGTGTGTCCTGTATTCCAG CATTCGTACGTCTAACAACAGCCAAGTGAACAAACTAACCCTAACTAGTGATGAGACCACCCTTATTGAAGATGGGATCAGCAGGAGTGATGGCTCCCTGGATGATTCTGACAGCTCTCGCCGTGCAGTGGATAATGAGCAGGATGGGGTTACCTACAGCTACTCGTTTTTCCATTTTATGCTTTTCCTGGCATCTCTCTATATAATGATGACCCTGACAAATTGGTACAG TCCTGATTCTACTTATGAAACGATGACTAGTAAATGGCCATCGGTCTGGGTGAAGATCTCCTCCAGCTGGGTGTGCATTGTGCTGTACGTCTGGACGCTGGTTGCTCCATTGGTGCTCAGCAATCGTGATTTTGACTAG